A single genomic interval of Trichosurus vulpecula isolate mTriVul1 chromosome 6, mTriVul1.pri, whole genome shotgun sequence harbors:
- the LOC118854501 gene encoding retinitis pigmentosa 1-like 1 protein produces the protein MAWVRVWPWPWGGKAGSWTCREGPIYRRSYRRRLTLRPRALAVWGQGLPPAGSSSPRRNWWSVGPWESALARGPQAKPPPRPWPSGSKPGRAPQRRSTALQVKGRRQSVWQQARPRPRVSKWASTRTTLIEGQTSSSAKGRRCVEIVHERMWQSWEPLKVRGCSLLKREVKPRAQPAAPPAREKLAGAPAGREPRGEEGVEQPREIEAPTTQEAGAAGAEGEKTPGAEGEQTPEAGAAGAEGEVETGGAEGKKIPGVEGEQTPGAEGEKTPEAEGEKTLGAEGEPTPEAESEKTPGAEGEQTSEAGAVGEGEKTRGTEGEKTPGAEGEHTPEAEGEKTPGAEGEKTPEAEGEKTPGAEGEKTPEAEGEKTPGAEGEKTPGAEGEKTPEAEGEKTPGAEGEQTPGAEGEQTPGAEGEKTPGAEGEKTPGAEGEKTPGAEGEKTPEAEGKKTPEAEGEKTPEAEGEQTLGTEGEETPGAEGEKTPEVEEGEQPQDQGQGQLLESDEVPSQEEKGSEDQEIDMSEEGAEEVESEWKEENRSFSAEGGKPSERAEAQSLELAFEATTDSPAPTVKEVYINQREYKEESPVRSDAYEMMEGEQPGQGAKEGKQTPQGSDGGGEVEKEPEGG, from the coding sequence ATGGCCTGGGTGCGGGTGTGGCCCTGGCCGTGGGGCGGGAAGGCGGGGTCGTGGACGTGCCGGGAGGGGCCCATTTACCGCCGTAGCTACAGGCGGCGGCTGACACTGAGGCCGCGGGCCTTGGCCGTGTGGGGCCAGGGGCTGCCGCCGGCGGGGTCCAGCTCGCCCAGGCGGAACTGGTGGAGCGTGGGGCCCTGGGAGTCGGCCCTGGCTCGGGGCCCACAGGCCAAACCGCCGCCGCGCCCGTGGCCCTCGGGGTCCAAGCCAGGCCGCGCCCCCCAGCGCCGCTCAACCGCGCTGCAGGTGAAGGGCCGCCGCCAGTCCGTCTGGCAGCAAGCCCGGCCGCGGCCAAGGGTGTCGAAGTGGGCCAGCACCCGCACCACCTTGATCGAGGGCCAGACGTCCTCGTCCGCGAAGGGCCGGAGATGCGTGGAGATCGTGCACGAGaggatgtggcagagctgggagccgCTGAAGGTGCGGGGCTGCAGCCTGCTGAAGCGCGAAGTCAAGCCCAGGGCCCAGCCAGCAGCCCCGCCCGCCCGCGAGAAGCTGGCCGGGGCTCCCGCAGGACGGGAGCCCCGCGGGGAAGAAGGGGTCGAGCAACCTCGAGAAATCGAGGCACCAACCACTCAGGAGGCGGGGGCTGCGGGGGCAGAAGGCGAGAAGACCCCAGGGGCAGAAGGCGAGCAGACCCCAGAGGCGGGGGCTGCTGGGGCAGAAGGCGAGGTGGAGACCGGGGGTGCTGAAGGCAAGAAGATTCCAGGGGTAGAAGGCGAACAGACCCCGGGGGCAGAAGGCGAGAAGACCCCGGAGGCAGAAGGCGAGAAGACCTTAGGAGCAGAAGGCGAGCCGACCCCGGAGGCAGAAAGTGAGAAGACCCCAGGGGCAGAAGGTGAGCAGACTTCGGAGGCGGGGGCTGTCGGAGAAGGCGAGAAGACCCGGGGGACTGAAGGGGAGAAGACCCCAGGGGCAGAAGGTGAGCACACCCCggaggcagaaggggagaagACCCCAGGGGCAGAAGGCGAGAAGACCCCGGAGGCAGAAGGTGAGAAGACCCCGGGGGCAGAAGGTGAGAAGACCCCGGAGGCAGAAGGTGAGAAGACCCCAGGGGCAGAAGGCGAGAAGACCCCGGGGGCAGAAGGCGAGAAGACCCCGGAGGCAGAAGGTGAGAAGACCCCAGGGGCAGAAGGTGAGCAGACCCCGGGGGCAGAAGGTGAGCAGACCCCGGGGGCAGAAGGTGAGAAGACCCCGGGGGCAGAAGGTGAGAAGACCCCGGGGGCAGAAGGTGAGAAGACCCCGGGGGCAGAAGGTGAGAAGACCCCGGAGGCAGAAGGCAAGAAGACCCCGGAGGCAGAAGGTGAGAAGACCCCGGAGGCAGAAGGTGAGCAGACCCTGGGGACTGAAGGAGAGGAGACCCCAGGGGCAGAAGGGGAGAAGACCCCAGAGGTAGAAGAAGGCGAGCAGCCTCAGGACCAAGGCCAAGGCCAGTTGCTGGAGAGCGATGAGGTCCCCAGTCAGGAGGAGAAAGGCTCAGAAGACCAGGAGATTGACATGAGTGAGGAAGGGGCTGAGGAAGTAGAGtcagaatggaaggaagagaatagaTCGTTTTCTGCTGAGGGAGGTAAACCCTCCGAAAGGGCTGAGGCACAATCCTTGGAACTAGCCTTTGAGGCCACCACAGATAGCCCAGCACCCACGGTAAAGGAAGTCTATATAAACCAGAGAGAGTACAAGGAAGAAAGCCCTGTGAGGAGTGATGCCTATGAAATGATGGAAGGGGAGCAGCCTGGTCAAGGGGCCAAGGAAGGGAAGCAAACCCCCCAGGGCAGTGATGGTGGAGGAGAGGTGGAGAAGGAGCCTGAAGGAGGATag
- the SNX32 gene encoding sorting nexin-32 isoform X1, with the protein MEENPDPGEERQPCSVSVDLQGDDALQVEISDAVSERDKVKFTVHTKSCLPHFSQTEFSVVRQHEEFIWLHDAYTDNEDYAGIIIPPAPPKPDFEASREKLQRLGEGDSSVTREEFAKMKQELEGEYLAIFKKTVAMHEVFLQRLAAHPTLRRDHNLYVFLEYGQDLSVRGKNRKELFGGFIRNIVKSADEALITGVSGLKEVDEFFEHERTFLVEYHTRIREACLRADRVMRSHKCLAEDYIPISAALSSLGTQEVRQLKMSFLKLAELFERLRKLEGRVASDEDLKLSDMLHYYMRDAQAAKDLLYRRLRALADYENANKALDKARMRNREVRSAETHQQLCCRRFERLSDSAKQELTDFKARRGSAFRKNLIELAELELKHAKASTLLLRNTLIALKGEP; encoded by the exons ATGGAGGAGAATCCCGACCCAGGGGAGGAGCGCCAG CCTTGTTCTGTGTCCGTGGATCTGCAGGGAGATGACGCCTTGCAGGTGGAGATCTCCGATGCAGTCAGTGAGAGAGACAAGGTGAAATTCACAGTTCACACCAAG AGCTGCCTCCCACACTTCAGCCAGACAGAGTTCTCCGTCGTTCGGCAACACGAGGAATTCATCTGGCTTCATGATGCATACACAGACAATGAGGACTACGCAGGCATCATT ATACCCCCAGCCCCCCCCAAGCCAGACTTCGAGGCTTCCCGGGAAAAGCTGCAGAGGCTGGGGGAAGGTGACAGCTCTGTCACCAGGGAAGAGTTTGCCAAAATGAAGCAAGAACTCGAGGG GGAGTATTTGGCCATCTTCAAGAAGACAGTAGCCATGCACGAAGTGTTTCTGCAGCGCCTGGCTGCCCATCCCACCCTCAGGCGGGACCACAACCTCTATGTTTTCTTGGAATATGGCCAAGAT CTGAGTGTTCGTGGGAAGAACAGGAAGGAGTTATTTGGCGGCTTTATCAGGAACATTGTGAAGTCAGCAGATGAGGCTCTCATCACCGGTGTGTCTGGATTGAAG GAGGTGGACGAATTCTTTGAGCACGAGAGGACCTTCTTGGTAGAGTACCACACTCGCATCAGGGAAGCCTGCCTGCGTGCGGACCGGGTCATGCGCTCCCACAAGT GCCTGGCTGAGGATTACATCCCCATCTCTGCAGCACTGAGCAGTCTGGGCACACAGGAAGTCCGCCAGCTAAAGAT gAGCTTTCTCAAATTGGCTGAACTGTTTGAACGTCTAAGG AAGCTGGAGGGCCGAGTAGCCTCCGACGAGGACCTCAAACTGTCTGACATGCTCCATTACTACATGAGGGATGCACAGGCAGCCAAG GACCTGCTGTACCGGCGGCTAAGAGCATTGGCGGATTATGAGAATGCCAACAAGGCTCTGGACAAAGCCCGAATGAGAAACCGGGAGGTGCGGTCAGcggagacccaccagcagctctGCTGCCGGCGCTTTGAGCGCCTCTCCGACTCAGCCAAGCAGG AGCTCACTGACTTTAAGGCTCGCCGGGGATCTGCTTTCCGAAAGAACCTCATCGAATTggctgaattggaactcaaaCATGCCAAG GCCAGTACACTCCTTCTAAGAAACACCCTCATTGCCCTCAAGGGAGAGCCctag
- the SNX32 gene encoding sorting nexin-32 isoform X2 — protein MEENPDPGEERQGDDALQVEISDAVSERDKVKFTVHTKSCLPHFSQTEFSVVRQHEEFIWLHDAYTDNEDYAGIIIPPAPPKPDFEASREKLQRLGEGDSSVTREEFAKMKQELEGEYLAIFKKTVAMHEVFLQRLAAHPTLRRDHNLYVFLEYGQDLSVRGKNRKELFGGFIRNIVKSADEALITGVSGLKEVDEFFEHERTFLVEYHTRIREACLRADRVMRSHKCLAEDYIPISAALSSLGTQEVRQLKMSFLKLAELFERLRKLEGRVASDEDLKLSDMLHYYMRDAQAAKDLLYRRLRALADYENANKALDKARMRNREVRSAETHQQLCCRRFERLSDSAKQELTDFKARRGSAFRKNLIELAELELKHAKASTLLLRNTLIALKGEP, from the exons ATGGAGGAGAATCCCGACCCAGGGGAGGAGCGCCAG GGAGATGACGCCTTGCAGGTGGAGATCTCCGATGCAGTCAGTGAGAGAGACAAGGTGAAATTCACAGTTCACACCAAG AGCTGCCTCCCACACTTCAGCCAGACAGAGTTCTCCGTCGTTCGGCAACACGAGGAATTCATCTGGCTTCATGATGCATACACAGACAATGAGGACTACGCAGGCATCATT ATACCCCCAGCCCCCCCCAAGCCAGACTTCGAGGCTTCCCGGGAAAAGCTGCAGAGGCTGGGGGAAGGTGACAGCTCTGTCACCAGGGAAGAGTTTGCCAAAATGAAGCAAGAACTCGAGGG GGAGTATTTGGCCATCTTCAAGAAGACAGTAGCCATGCACGAAGTGTTTCTGCAGCGCCTGGCTGCCCATCCCACCCTCAGGCGGGACCACAACCTCTATGTTTTCTTGGAATATGGCCAAGAT CTGAGTGTTCGTGGGAAGAACAGGAAGGAGTTATTTGGCGGCTTTATCAGGAACATTGTGAAGTCAGCAGATGAGGCTCTCATCACCGGTGTGTCTGGATTGAAG GAGGTGGACGAATTCTTTGAGCACGAGAGGACCTTCTTGGTAGAGTACCACACTCGCATCAGGGAAGCCTGCCTGCGTGCGGACCGGGTCATGCGCTCCCACAAGT GCCTGGCTGAGGATTACATCCCCATCTCTGCAGCACTGAGCAGTCTGGGCACACAGGAAGTCCGCCAGCTAAAGAT gAGCTTTCTCAAATTGGCTGAACTGTTTGAACGTCTAAGG AAGCTGGAGGGCCGAGTAGCCTCCGACGAGGACCTCAAACTGTCTGACATGCTCCATTACTACATGAGGGATGCACAGGCAGCCAAG GACCTGCTGTACCGGCGGCTAAGAGCATTGGCGGATTATGAGAATGCCAACAAGGCTCTGGACAAAGCCCGAATGAGAAACCGGGAGGTGCGGTCAGcggagacccaccagcagctctGCTGCCGGCGCTTTGAGCGCCTCTCCGACTCAGCCAAGCAGG AGCTCACTGACTTTAAGGCTCGCCGGGGATCTGCTTTCCGAAAGAACCTCATCGAATTggctgaattggaactcaaaCATGCCAAG GCCAGTACACTCCTTCTAAGAAACACCCTCATTGCCCTCAAGGGAGAGCCctag
- the CFL1 gene encoding cofilin-1, translated as MASGVAVSDGVIKVFNDMKVRKSSTPEEVKKRKKAVLFCLSEDKKNIVLEEGKEILVGDVGQTVDDPYTTFVKMLPDKDCRYALYDATYETKESKKEDLVFIFWAPECAPLKSKMIYASSKDAIKKKLTGIKHELQANCYEEVKDRCTLAEKLGGNAVISLEGKPL; from the exons ATG GCCTCTGGGGTGGCTGTCTCGGATGGGGTGATCAAAGTGTTCAACGACATGAAGGTTCGCAAGTCCTCGACCCCGGAGGAGGTGAAGAAGCGCAAGAAGGCCGTGTTGTTCTGCCTGAGCGAGGACAAGAAGAACATTGTGCTGGAGGAGGGCAAGGAGATCCTCGTGGGTGACGTGGGGCAGACTGTGGATGACCCCTACACCACCTTTGTCAAGATGCTGCCAGACAAGGACTGTCGCTATGCCCTCTATGATGCTACCTACGAGACCAAGGAGAGCAAGAAGGAGGACCTGGTGTTTATCTTCTG GGCCCCTGAGTGTGCCCCCCTCAAGAGCAAAATGATCTATGCGAGCTCCAAGGACGCCATCAAGAAGAAACTGACAG GAATCAAACACGAATTACAAGCCAACTGTTACGAGGAAGTGAAGGACCGCTGTACCCTGGCCGAGAAACTGGGGGGCAATGCCGTGATTTCCCTGGAAGGGAAGCCCTTGTGA
- the MUS81 gene encoding crossover junction endonuclease MUS81 isoform X1, translating into MAAPARRLGRKRPLPACANPLFVRWLREWRDEAAGRGQRTRFVYQKALRSLLRYPLPLRSGKEAKILQHFGDALCRMLDQRLEQHLASSQGLGELPVSELPQGRFSKPPEDAGPSQSGPGQPKAGGHSTYRPPRHSATWTLLLILYREQLNPKSLGSLTKEELLRRCEQEAPRVTLSSISQPWPALRSLLHRNLVRKTQQPARYSLTPGGLELSQKLAEAEGLGELPTAQSPGREAGDWPQEAVSQLGTRTQAVEPSLELGPGEYRILLCVDVSETTGGSHRPEILRELQRLGVPHDVRKLHVGDFVWVAQETRPRVPTRPGELVLDNVVERKRLDDLCGSIIDGRFREQKFRLKRCGLSHRVYLVEDHGSAHSLSLPESTLLQAVTNTQVIDGFFVKRTADLKESAAYLALLTRALQKLYEGQTLQCRRWGDEGDPGARTPPCSLFTFSDFNEGARKNKAQSVREVFARQLMQLRGVSGEKAAAVLEKYNTPACLLAAYDACTSPQEQEKLLSSIKCGRLQRNLGPTLSRTLCQLYCTPGPLP; encoded by the exons ATGGCCGCGCCCGCACGCCGCCTGGGCCGGAAGCGGCCGCTGCCAGCCTGCGCCAACCCGCTCTTCGTGCGCTGGCTCCGCGAGTGGCGGGATGAGGCGGCAGGCCGAGGCCAGCGAACGCGCTTCGTCTACCAgaag GCCCTGCGCTCCCTGCTGCGGTACCCCCTGCCCCTGAGGAGCGGGAAGGAAGCCAAGATCCTGCAGCACTTTGGGGATGCCCTGTGCCGGATGCTGGACCAGCGCTTGGAGCAGCACCTAGCGTCCAGCCAAG GTCTAGGTGAGCTGCCGGTCTCAGAGCTCCCACAGGGGAGGTTCAGCAAACCCCCAGAGGATGCAGGCCCTTCTCAGTCG GGCCCAGGTCAGCCCAAGGCTGGTGGCCACAGCACCTACAGGCCACCCCGACACTCAGCGACCTGGACTCTTCTGCTGATTCTCTACAGGGAGCAGCTG AATCCCAAAAGCCTGGGGTCCCTGACCAAGGAGGAGCTACTGAGGAGGTGTGAGCAAGAAGCTCCCAGG GTGACCCTCAGCAGCATCAGCCAGCCCTGGCCAGCCCTGCGTTCTCTCCTTCACAGAAACCTCGTCCGGAAGACCCAGCAGCCAGCCAG GTACTCGCTGACCCCTGGGGGGCTGGAACTGTCCCAGAAGCTAGCAGAAGCCGAAGGTCTGGGAGAGCTGCCTACCGCCCAGTCCCCTGGAAGGGAGGCAGGAGATTGGCCCCAAGAAGCCGTGTCTCAGCT AGGCACCAGGACCCAGGCTGTGGAGCCATCCCTCGAGCTGGGGCCAGGGGAGTACAGGATCCTCTTGTGTGTGGATGTCAGTGAGACCACAGG GGGCAGTCATCGACCAGAGATTCTGAGGGAGCTGCAGCGCCTGGGGGTCCCTCATGATGTCCGAAAGCTACATGTTGGGGATTTTGTTTGGGTGGCTCAGGAGACCAGGCCAAGAGTGCCAA CCCGACCTGGTGAGCTCGTCTTGGACAACGTGGTAGAACGGAAGCGTCTGGACGACCTGTGTGGTAGCATCATTGATGGTCGCTTTCGGGAGCAGAAG TTCCGCCTAAAACGCTGTGGCCTCAGCCACAGGGTGTACCTGGTAGAGGACCATGGCTCTGCCcacagcctcagcctccctgagAGTACCCTGCTTCAGGCAGTCACCAACACACAG GTGATTGATGGCTTCTTTGTGAAACGCACGGCAGACCTGAAGGAGTCGGCTGCCTACCTGGCGCTGCTCACTCGTGCTCTGCAAAAACTCTATGAG GGTCAGACTCTGCAGTGCCGACGCTGGGGGGACGAGGGAGACCCTGGGGCTAGgacccctccctgctccctcttcACCTTCAGTGACTTCAATGAAGGGGCCAGGAAAAATAAG GCCCAGTCCGTGAGAGAGGTCTTTGCCCGACAGCTGATGCAGCTGCGGGGGGTGAGCGGGGAGAAGGCTGCTGCCGTGCTGGAGAAGTACAACACCCCCGCTTG CCTGCTGGCTGCCTATGATGCCTGTACCAGCCCCCAAGAGCAGGAGAAGCTGCTGAGTTCCATCAAGTGTGGGCGTCTGCAGAG gAACCTGGGCCCAACCCTAAGCCGGACCCTGTGCCAGCTTTATTGTACCCCTGGACCACTGCCCTGA
- the MUS81 gene encoding crossover junction endonuclease MUS81 isoform X2, whose translation MLDQRLEQHLASSQGLGELPVSELPQGRFSKPPEDAGPSQSGPGQPKAGGHSTYRPPRHSATWTLLLILYREQLNPKSLGSLTKEELLRRCEQEAPRVTLSSISQPWPALRSLLHRNLVRKTQQPARYSLTPGGLELSQKLAEAEGLGELPTAQSPGREAGDWPQEAVSQLGTRTQAVEPSLELGPGEYRILLCVDVSETTGGSHRPEILRELQRLGVPHDVRKLHVGDFVWVAQETRPRVPTRPGELVLDNVVERKRLDDLCGSIIDGRFREQKFRLKRCGLSHRVYLVEDHGSAHSLSLPESTLLQAVTNTQVIDGFFVKRTADLKESAAYLALLTRALQKLYEGQTLQCRRWGDEGDPGARTPPCSLFTFSDFNEGARKNKAQSVREVFARQLMQLRGVSGEKAAAVLEKYNTPACLLAAYDACTSPQEQEKLLSSIKCGRLQRNLGPTLSRTLCQLYCTPGPLP comes from the exons ATGCTGGACCAGCGCTTGGAGCAGCACCTAGCGTCCAGCCAAG GTCTAGGTGAGCTGCCGGTCTCAGAGCTCCCACAGGGGAGGTTCAGCAAACCCCCAGAGGATGCAGGCCCTTCTCAGTCG GGCCCAGGTCAGCCCAAGGCTGGTGGCCACAGCACCTACAGGCCACCCCGACACTCAGCGACCTGGACTCTTCTGCTGATTCTCTACAGGGAGCAGCTG AATCCCAAAAGCCTGGGGTCCCTGACCAAGGAGGAGCTACTGAGGAGGTGTGAGCAAGAAGCTCCCAGG GTGACCCTCAGCAGCATCAGCCAGCCCTGGCCAGCCCTGCGTTCTCTCCTTCACAGAAACCTCGTCCGGAAGACCCAGCAGCCAGCCAG GTACTCGCTGACCCCTGGGGGGCTGGAACTGTCCCAGAAGCTAGCAGAAGCCGAAGGTCTGGGAGAGCTGCCTACCGCCCAGTCCCCTGGAAGGGAGGCAGGAGATTGGCCCCAAGAAGCCGTGTCTCAGCT AGGCACCAGGACCCAGGCTGTGGAGCCATCCCTCGAGCTGGGGCCAGGGGAGTACAGGATCCTCTTGTGTGTGGATGTCAGTGAGACCACAGG GGGCAGTCATCGACCAGAGATTCTGAGGGAGCTGCAGCGCCTGGGGGTCCCTCATGATGTCCGAAAGCTACATGTTGGGGATTTTGTTTGGGTGGCTCAGGAGACCAGGCCAAGAGTGCCAA CCCGACCTGGTGAGCTCGTCTTGGACAACGTGGTAGAACGGAAGCGTCTGGACGACCTGTGTGGTAGCATCATTGATGGTCGCTTTCGGGAGCAGAAG TTCCGCCTAAAACGCTGTGGCCTCAGCCACAGGGTGTACCTGGTAGAGGACCATGGCTCTGCCcacagcctcagcctccctgagAGTACCCTGCTTCAGGCAGTCACCAACACACAG GTGATTGATGGCTTCTTTGTGAAACGCACGGCAGACCTGAAGGAGTCGGCTGCCTACCTGGCGCTGCTCACTCGTGCTCTGCAAAAACTCTATGAG GGTCAGACTCTGCAGTGCCGACGCTGGGGGGACGAGGGAGACCCTGGGGCTAGgacccctccctgctccctcttcACCTTCAGTGACTTCAATGAAGGGGCCAGGAAAAATAAG GCCCAGTCCGTGAGAGAGGTCTTTGCCCGACAGCTGATGCAGCTGCGGGGGGTGAGCGGGGAGAAGGCTGCTGCCGTGCTGGAGAAGTACAACACCCCCGCTTG CCTGCTGGCTGCCTATGATGCCTGTACCAGCCCCCAAGAGCAGGAGAAGCTGCTGAGTTCCATCAAGTGTGGGCGTCTGCAGAG gAACCTGGGCCCAACCCTAAGCCGGACCCTGTGCCAGCTTTATTGTACCCCTGGACCACTGCCCTGA
- the EFEMP2 gene encoding EGF-containing fibulin-like extracellular matrix protein 2, with protein MLPLVSFLRGQLLLLLFLLGTASPQDPEEPDSFMECTDGYEWDTESQHCKDVNECETIPDACKGEMKCINHYGGYLCLPRSAAVINDVHSEGVPPPRPRPPRPPAPGPPRPNLCPQGYEPDDQDNCVDIDECELDLHDCRPSQECHNLPGSFHCSCPDGYRKVGSECVDIDECRYRYCQHRCVNVPGSFTCQCEPGFQLGPNNRSCVDVNECEMGAPCEQRCFNSYGTFLCRCNQGYELHRDGFSCNDIDECRHSTYLCQYHCSNEPGRFSCHCPQGYQLLGTRLCQDIDECESGAHQCSDSQSCVNFHGGYRCVETNRCSEPYVQVSDNRCLCPASNPRCREQPSSIVHRYMSITSERSVPADVFQIQATSVYPGAYNAFQIRAGNPQGDFYIRQINNISAMLVLARPVTGPREYVLDLEMVTMNSLMSYRASSVLRLTVFVGAYAF; from the exons ATGCTCCCACTTGTCTCCTTTCTCCGCGGGCAGCTGCTCCTGCTGCTATTTCTTCTGGGCACTGCATCTCCCCAGGACCCTGAGGAGCCGGACAGCTTCATG GAGTGTACAGATGGCTACGAGTGGGACACAGAGAGTCAGCATTGTAAGG ATGTGAACGAGTGTGAGACCATCCCCGATGCATGTAAAGGGGAGATGAAGTGTATCAACCACTACGGGGGCTACCTGTGCCTGCCTCGTTCAGCTGCTGTCATCAATGATGTCCATTCAGAGGGGGTGCCCCCTCCCCGGCCAAGGCCTCCCAGGCCTCCAGCCCCTGGTCCACCTCGGCCCAATCTTTGCCCACAGGGCTATGAGCCTGATGACCAGGACAACTGTGTGG ACATAGACGAGTGTGAGCTTGACCTCCACGACTGTCGTCCCAGCCAAGAGTGCCATAACCTACCTGGCTCCTTCCATTGCTCCTGCCCTGATGGCTACAGAAAAGTGGGCTCTGAGTGTGTGG ACATAGATGAATGTCGCTACCGCTACTGCCAGCATCGCTGTGTCAATGTTCCTGGCTCCTTCACCTGCCAGTGTGAGCCTGGCTTCCAGCTTGGCCCCAACAACCGCTCCTGTGTAG ATGTGAATGAGTGTGAGATGGGGGCACCCTGTGAGCAGCGATGCTTCAATTCCTATGGGACCTTCCTTTGCCGCTGCAACCAAGGCTATGAGCTACATCGGGACGGCTTCTCCTGCAACG ACATCGACGAATGCAGACATTCCACTTACCTCTGCCAATATCACTGCTCCAATGAGCCAGGTCGATTCTCTTGCCACTGCCCTCAAGGTTACCAGCTGCTGGGCACCCGCCTCTGCCAAG ATATAGACGAGTGTGAGTCTGGTGCCCACCAGTGCTCTGACAGCCAGAGCTGCGTCAACTTCCACGGGGGTTATCGCTGTGTGGAGACCAACCGCTGCTCGGAGCCCTACGTGCAGGTGTCTGACAA CCGGTGCCTCTGTCCAGCATCCAACCCACGGTGCCGGGAGCAGCCGTCATCCATTGTTCACCGCTACATGAGCATCACATCAGAGCGCAGTGTCCCTGCAGATGTCTTCCAGATTCAGGCCACCTCTGTTTACCCCGGGGCCTATAACGCCTTCCAGATCCGAGCTGGAAACCCCCAGGGAGACTTCTATATCAGG CAAATTAACAACATCAGTGCGATGCTGGTTCTAGCGAGGCCCGTGACGGGGCCTCGAGAGTACGTGCTCGACTTGGAGATGGTGACCATGAACTCCCTCATGAGCTATCGGGCCAGCTCTGTGCTGAGACTCACTGTTTTTGTGGGGGCCTATGCCTTCTAg